GCAAAGACAGGCTTTCAATCGCGGAACCGTTGGTCAGACTCTGGACGTTCTCTTGGAGAAGCCGGGTCGTCACCCCGGCCAGATGGCCGGCAAATCGCCCTATCTTCAGGCTGTCCAGTTCGAGACGGACAGCCACCGGATCGGCGATATCGTGACGGTGCGGATCACGCAGGCAGGCTCGAACAGCCTGTTCGGGGAAGTGGTGCAGCCCGGCGGTCAGGCCGCGGCCTGACCCCTTCCCTGCGACTTCGAGAGTTTCTTTCGTGGCAATCCAGCCGCGAAGTACGGTAAGGAGAGGCATTTGAGGCCAGCGGACAACGCGACCGCACGAGCGCAAAAGGGCAGATCCCCCAATCCCTTGCATCCTGGCGTCGAGGAGGAGGCCGAAATCGTCCTCACCTTCGACGATAACCGCCTCGCCAGCCTGGTTTTCGGTCAGTACGACCAGAATCTCGCCCATCTGGAGCGGCGCCTGAACGTGGCCGCCATCGCCAATGGCAACCGGGTGACCGTGAAGGGCCGGCCGGACTCCTCCGAGATGGCTCGGCGCGTTCTGGAAGGCCTCTACGACCGCGCCCGCCAGGGCGCGGCGCTGGGACCCGGCGACGTGGACGGCACCATCGAGGAGGCGACCCTTCAGGGCTCGCTCTTCTCCCCGGAGGAGGCGCCCGCCCCCGGCCTCTCCGCCTTCGACCACATCGCCACCCGCAAGCGCGGCCCGGTGCGGGCCCGCAATGCGGCGCAGAACACCTATATCAAGGCTCTCAAGCAGAACGAGCTCGTCTTCGCCGAAGGCCCCGCCGGCACCGGCAAGACCTGGCTGGCCGTGGGCTATGCCGTCTCGCTCCTGGAGGCGGGACAGGTGGACCGGCTCATCATCTCGCGTCCCGCCGTCGAGGCGGGCGAGCGCCTCGGCTTCCTGCCCGGCGACATGCGCGAGAAGGTCGACCCTTATCTGCGCCCGATCTACGATGCCCTCTACGACTTCATGGAGGCGCGCCACGTGGATCGCGGTCTCCAAACCGGCATGATCGAGATTGCGCCGCTGGCCTTCATGCGTGGCCGCACGCTCACCAACGCCCTGGTGCTGCTGGACGAGGCGCAGAACACCACCTCCATGCAGATGAAGATGTTCCTGACGCGTCTCGGCGAAGGCTCGCGCATGATCATCACGGGCGATCCGACGCAGATCGACCTGCCGCCCGGGCAAAAATCCGGTCTCGTCGAGGCCGTGCGGATCCTGCAGGGTGTGGAAGGCATCTCGCGCGTGACCTTCAAGGAAGCGGACGTGGTTCGCCACGATCTCGTGCGCCGCATCGTGGCGGCCTACGACACCGCGGCGCGCGACGCGCCGCCCCAGGAACAACCCTACCGCGAACGGAACGCAAGACCGTGATCGAGCTCGACATCATGATCGAGGACGGCGCATGGGAGGAGGGGCTTCCCGATGCGGAAGCCCTCGCCCGCAAGGCCGCGGGGGCGGCGCTCGCCGTCACCTACGAGGCCGCCGGGGAGTTCGAGGCGAGCGTGATGCTCACCGACGACGCCCATATCCGGGAGCTGAACCGCACCTGGCGGAGCAAGGACAAGCCCACGAACGTGCTGTCTTTCCCGGCCCCGGAACAGCCGGGCGCGACGGGGCCTCGCTATTTGGGCGATATTGCTTTAGCGTACGAAACCCTGGTGCGCGAATCCGAGGAGGAATCCAAGGAGCTCGCGCATCATTTCGCCCATTTGATCGTTCATGGAGTTCTGCACCTTCTCGGCTACGACCATGAAGTCGAGGCGGAGGCGGAGATCATGGAAGCTCTTGAGGTGAAGGCGCTCGCCACTCTTGGAATCGCCGATCCCTATCGCGATATGGCAGCGTGAACGCAAAAACGTTTGAGCTGATACTCACATTGATATGAACGAAGATCGAAGTCGTAACGACCGTCCTGTCCGCTCTCTCTCGGACGACGAAGACCCACGAGAACATTGGTACGATCGTGTTCTCGTCCGCTTGGGGCTGAAGCCCCGCGATTCCATCCGCCACGATCTCGAGGACGCCCTCGAGGAGACATCCGTCGAAGACACGGACTTCTCGCCCCAGGAAAGGGCGATGCTCAAGAACGTGCTGTCCTTCCACCGCATCCGGGTGGAAGACGTGATGGTGCCCCGCGCCGATATCGTGGCGGTCTCCGCCGACACCAATCTCGGCGAGCTTCTGAGCCTCTTCCGCACGGCGGGCCATTCCCGCCTCCCGGTCTATGGTGAGACCCTCGACGACCCGAAGGGCATGGTCCATATCCGGGACTTCCTCGATTTCATCGCCATGCGGGCCGACGGCGGCGCCTCGGAAGGCGGCGCGAGCGACGACACGCCCCCGCCGAGCCTCGGCCAGATCGACCTTTCCATGACCCTGGCCGACGCCAACATCCTGCGCCCGGTGCTCTTCGTGCCCCGGTCCATGCCGGCCATCGACCTTTTGGTGCGCATGCAGGCGACCCGCACCCATATGGCCCTCGTGATCGACGAGTACGGCGGCACGGACGGCCTCGTCTCCATCGAGGATCTCGTAGAGATGGTGGTCGGCGACATCGAGGACGAGCACGACGAGGACGAGGACGTCACCATCGTGCCGGCGCCGGACGGCACCTACATCGCCGATGCCCGCGCGAGCCTCGACGAGGTCACCGAGAGCCTCGGCGTCGATCTCTCGGAGGAGGAAGGGGCCGAGGACATCGACACCATCGGCGGCTTCATCGTGACGCTCGCCGGTCGCGTACCCTCCCGCAGTGAGGTTATCGAGGGGCCGGGAGGGCTGGAATTCGAGGTGCTCGACGCCGATCCCCGCCGGGTGAAGCGCCTGCGTATCCTCCGGCATGTCACCGCGCCCGAGGCGATCGTCGGAGATCCCCCGAACGCTGCCCCGCGCCCTGAAAGCGCCGCGGCGGAATGACCCCCGAATGATTCCCCTGGCGGACCGCGTCATCCTCGCCCGGGGATGGCGCCGCTGGACCTTGAGCTTCGCGGCGGGCGCGGCGGGCGCGCTCGCCATGCCGCCCTTCGGCTTCCTTCCGGCGCTCGCCCTGTCCCTGACGCCGGCCGTCTGGCTGATCGACGGCACCGCCAAGCCCGATCTTGCCAAGCCCGATCTTTCCAAGCCCGACCTTTCCAAGCCCGACCTTTCCCGATGGCCCTCCTTCAAATCGGCGGCTTTGATCGGGTGGTTCTGGGGCTTCGGATATTTCGTGGCCGGGCTGTGGTGGCTTGGCGCGGCCTTTCTCGTCGAGGCGGATCAATTCGCCTGGGCCCTGCCCTTCGGGGTTCTGGGCCTCCCGGCTCTGCTGGCCTTCTTCACGGCCTTCGGGTTCGCGCTCGCCCGCCTGCTCTGGCAGCCCGACGCCTCGCGCATCCTTGCCCTCGCCTTTGCCCTCACGGTGAGCGAATGGCTGCGGGGCCATCTCTTC
This window of the Microvirga sp. TS319 genome carries:
- a CDS encoding PhoH family protein, giving the protein MRPADNATARAQKGRSPNPLHPGVEEEAEIVLTFDDNRLASLVFGQYDQNLAHLERRLNVAAIANGNRVTVKGRPDSSEMARRVLEGLYDRARQGAALGPGDVDGTIEEATLQGSLFSPEEAPAPGLSAFDHIATRKRGPVRARNAAQNTYIKALKQNELVFAEGPAGTGKTWLAVGYAVSLLEAGQVDRLIISRPAVEAGERLGFLPGDMREKVDPYLRPIYDALYDFMEARHVDRGLQTGMIEIAPLAFMRGRTLTNALVLLDEAQNTTSMQMKMFLTRLGEGSRMIITGDPTQIDLPPGQKSGLVEAVRILQGVEGISRVTFKEADVVRHDLVRRIVAAYDTAARDAPPQEQPYRERNARP
- the ybeY gene encoding rRNA maturation RNase YbeY, which produces MIEDGAWEEGLPDAEALARKAAGAALAVTYEAAGEFEASVMLTDDAHIRELNRTWRSKDKPTNVLSFPAPEQPGATGPRYLGDIALAYETLVRESEEESKELAHHFAHLIVHGVLHLLGYDHEVEAEAEIMEALEVKALATLGIADPYRDMAA
- a CDS encoding hemolysin family protein, with the protein product MNEDRSRNDRPVRSLSDDEDPREHWYDRVLVRLGLKPRDSIRHDLEDALEETSVEDTDFSPQERAMLKNVLSFHRIRVEDVMVPRADIVAVSADTNLGELLSLFRTAGHSRLPVYGETLDDPKGMVHIRDFLDFIAMRADGGASEGGASDDTPPPSLGQIDLSMTLADANILRPVLFVPRSMPAIDLLVRMQATRTHMALVIDEYGGTDGLVSIEDLVEMVVGDIEDEHDEDEDVTIVPAPDGTYIADARASLDEVTESLGVDLSEEEGAEDIDTIGGFIVTLAGRVPSRSEVIEGPGGLEFEVLDADPRRVKRLRILRHVTAPEAIVGDPPNAAPRPESAAAE